A window of Tautonia plasticadhaerens contains these coding sequences:
- a CDS encoding WD40/YVTN/BNR-like repeat-containing protein has protein sequence MVALIGLLAGPESRVAAGPIGWAVGDLGTILHTTDGGANWSPQVSNTTDFLSTVDFIDANTGWTVGGNHSGPGNSILHTADGGATWTAQDIGTTTFLTGVDFLPAAIPEPGSMMLVASGLGSLALACWTRRRRG, from the coding sequence TTGGTCGCCTTGATCGGGCTGCTGGCGGGGCCGGAATCCCGCGTTGCCGCCGGCCCGATCGGTTGGGCGGTGGGCGACCTCGGTACGATCCTGCACACGACCGACGGCGGCGCCAACTGGAGCCCCCAGGTCAGCAACACGACCGACTTCCTCTCCACCGTAGATTTCATCGACGCCAACACCGGTTGGACGGTGGGTGGGAATCATTCCGGTCCTGGCAACTCGATCCTGCACACGGCCGACGGCGGCGCCACCTGGACCGCCCAGGACATCGGCACGACCACCTTCCTCACCGGCGTGGATTTCTTGCCGGCGGCGATCCCCGAGCCGGGCAGCATGATGCTCGTGGCCAGCGGCCTCGGCAGCCTGGCGCTGGCCTGCTGGACCCGACGCCGGCGGGGCTGA
- a CDS encoding enolase C-terminal domain-like protein, with the protein MQRRTFLRSLGLGLASSAIGVQSGAGTSRDGASDELRRFRITSVTSFRHVCPRPKLVGKNSHLDVHGDTTSEHCLRLATDQGVEGIGVGNLSEEAARSLVGMTLDQLWDSGRGAVGPIGRADHALFDLVGKALGKPAWELIGGRGPEWMPVYDGSIYFADLIPEHEGRGIARILEEVEQGMERGHRAFKVKVGRGYKWMEPSAGFDRDVEVIKAIRGLVGPDVRLMADSNNGYDLDETLRFLDAIETELFFAEEMFPEDVEADLRFKAEIARRGLGTLVADGESAGEVDHFDPYLDAGALDVLQPDIRALGLSLQWELSRRIEASGTPARLAPHNWGSNLGVFMQATLARGIPNFLMAEWDTSTSDLFDTSAFTFRDGLLRVPDAPGNGLVLRDDVFASKYADEAWTVSAD; encoded by the coding sequence ATGCAGCGCCGCACCTTCCTCCGATCGCTTGGCTTGGGCCTGGCGTCCTCGGCGATCGGAGTTCAATCCGGCGCCGGAACCAGCAGGGACGGTGCCTCGGACGAACTCCGCCGGTTCCGCATCACCTCCGTCACCAGCTTCCGACACGTCTGCCCCCGGCCGAAGCTCGTGGGCAAGAACTCGCACCTGGACGTCCACGGCGACACCACTTCCGAGCATTGCCTCCGGCTCGCCACCGACCAGGGAGTCGAGGGTATCGGCGTCGGCAACCTCTCCGAGGAGGCGGCCCGGTCGCTCGTGGGGATGACCCTCGACCAGCTCTGGGATTCGGGGCGGGGCGCCGTCGGACCCATCGGGCGGGCCGATCACGCCCTCTTCGACCTCGTCGGCAAGGCCCTCGGCAAACCGGCCTGGGAGCTGATCGGCGGCCGGGGACCGGAATGGATGCCCGTCTACGACGGCAGCATCTACTTCGCCGACCTGATCCCCGAGCACGAGGGCCGCGGCATCGCCCGGATCCTGGAGGAAGTCGAGCAGGGCATGGAGCGGGGCCATCGCGCCTTCAAGGTCAAGGTCGGCCGCGGCTACAAATGGATGGAGCCATCCGCCGGCTTCGATCGGGACGTCGAGGTCATCAAGGCCATCCGCGGCCTCGTCGGCCCCGACGTCCGATTGATGGCCGACTCCAATAACGGCTATGACCTTGACGAGACCCTCCGCTTCCTCGACGCCATCGAGACGGAGCTTTTCTTCGCCGAGGAGATGTTCCCGGAGGATGTCGAGGCCGACCTCCGCTTCAAGGCCGAGATCGCCCGCCGGGGCCTGGGGACCCTGGTCGCCGACGGCGAGTCGGCCGGCGAGGTCGACCACTTCGACCCCTACCTCGACGCCGGGGCGCTCGACGTACTCCAGCCCGACATCCGGGCCCTCGGCCTCTCGCTCCAGTGGGAGCTCTCCCGGCGGATCGAGGCGTCCGGCACCCCGGCCCGCCTGGCGCCCCACAACTGGGGTTCGAACCTCGGCGTGTTCATGCAGGCGACCCTCGCCCGTGGCATCCCGAACTTCCTGATGGCCGAGTGGGACACCAGCACCTCCGACCTGTTCGACACCTCCGCCTTCACCTTCCGAGACGGCCTGCTCCGGGTGCCCGACGCCCCCGGCAACGGGCTCGTCCTCCGCGACGACGTCTTCGCGTCGAAGTACGCCGACGAGGCCTGGACCGTCTCGGCCGATTGA
- a CDS encoding tagatose 1,6-diphosphate aldolase, with product MSVAASSPTTLGATVLLGRGLTPGKLRGLQRISNPNGTLTMVAFDQNSSMIDLAKKGLKAKGEDRDPTFDEVVEAKLDMVRHMAPKASGILIDAYYGAWPAIASCAVPPEKGLIVRIEKSGGPKNKRGGPLGSIEPGLSVEKIKLMGVDVVKLLAPFEPTELDSGQHQFDFIQKIYEDCRKFDILLLLEPVAFPLDGEKKTDPSFLNRKAETVIESARQLSRWCDVYKAEFPGTLGHESEEQLRDNLLALSECSQTPWVLLSAGVDYADYLVQVRMAMECGASGILGGRAFWKEYFQEDGAEARSKFAAETGAKRVEEADAIVKESGSPWFAKYGLTLEDFQGIRAAEGWHFRYAPHAESAGGASGHVVRAGEVY from the coding sequence ATGTCCGTCGCCGCCAGTTCGCCCACCACGCTCGGCGCCACCGTCCTGCTCGGCCGGGGCCTCACCCCCGGCAAGCTCCGCGGATTGCAGCGGATCAGCAATCCCAACGGCACGCTGACCATGGTCGCCTTCGACCAGAACAGCTCGATGATCGACCTGGCCAAGAAGGGCCTCAAGGCCAAGGGCGAGGACCGCGACCCGACCTTCGACGAGGTCGTCGAGGCCAAGCTCGACATGGTCCGCCACATGGCCCCCAAGGCCAGCGGCATCCTGATCGACGCCTACTACGGCGCCTGGCCGGCCATCGCCTCCTGTGCCGTGCCCCCCGAGAAGGGCTTGATCGTCCGGATCGAGAAGTCGGGCGGCCCGAAGAACAAGCGGGGCGGCCCACTCGGCTCGATCGAGCCGGGGCTGTCGGTCGAGAAGATCAAGCTGATGGGCGTCGACGTCGTCAAGCTGCTCGCCCCCTTCGAGCCGACCGAGCTGGACAGCGGCCAGCACCAGTTCGACTTCATCCAGAAGATCTACGAGGACTGCCGCAAGTTCGACATCCTCCTGCTGCTGGAGCCGGTCGCCTTCCCGCTCGACGGCGAGAAGAAGACCGACCCCAGCTTCCTGAACCGCAAGGCCGAGACGGTGATCGAGTCGGCCCGGCAGCTCTCGCGCTGGTGCGACGTGTACAAGGCCGAGTTCCCGGGCACGCTCGGGCACGAGTCGGAGGAGCAGCTCCGGGACAACCTGCTGGCCCTCTCCGAGTGCAGCCAGACGCCCTGGGTGCTGCTGTCGGCCGGCGTCGACTACGCCGACTACCTGGTGCAGGTCCGCATGGCGATGGAGTGCGGCGCCTCGGGCATCCTGGGCGGCCGGGCCTTCTGGAAGGAGTACTTCCAGGAAGACGGGGCCGAGGCCCGCTCGAAGTTCGCCGCCGAGACCGGCGCCAAGCGGGTCGAGGAGGCCGACGCGATCGTCAAGGAGAGCGGCTCCCCCTGGTTCGCCAAGTACGGCCTGACCCTGGAAGACTTCCAGGGCATCCGCGCCGCCGAGGGCTGGCACTTCCGCTACGCCCCACACGCCGAGTCGGCCGGCGGCGCCTCCGGCCACGTCGTCCGGGCCGGCGAGGTCTACTGA
- a CDS encoding Uma2 family endonuclease — MGKATEKVRQTIDDLHRVDGNAELIDGRIIHFMPTGHLPNVVAGRIYRRLADHVDDAGAGVVYTDNIGFAVAELSSGRESFSPDVAFYTGPLPTNPMRFVEGPPTFAVEVRSEGDNGPAADRAYAAKRADYFEAGTLVVWDVDPIAEVIRSYRLDRPDEPITFASGKTADAEPAVPGWRPMVDQLFPPRR; from the coding sequence GTGGGAAAGGCGACTGAGAAGGTCCGACAAACCATCGACGACCTCCACCGCGTCGACGGCAACGCGGAGTTGATCGACGGGAGGATCATCCACTTCATGCCGACCGGTCACCTTCCCAACGTGGTCGCGGGCCGGATCTACCGCCGCCTCGCCGACCACGTCGACGATGCCGGAGCCGGCGTCGTCTACACCGACAACATCGGCTTCGCCGTTGCCGAGTTGTCCTCGGGTCGGGAATCCTTCTCTCCTGACGTCGCGTTCTACACCGGGCCGTTGCCAACGAACCCGATGAGGTTCGTCGAAGGCCCCCCCACGTTCGCCGTCGAGGTCCGCAGCGAGGGAGACAACGGCCCGGCCGCTGACCGGGCCTACGCCGCCAAGCGGGCAGACTACTTCGAGGCCGGCACCCTCGTCGTCTGGGACGTCGACCCGATCGCCGAGGTGATCCGCTCCTACCGCCTCGACCGCCCCGACGAGCCCATCACCTTCGCCAGTGGCAAGACCGCCGACGCCGAACCCGCCGTCCCCGGCTGGCGTCCGATGGTCGATCAGCTGTTCCCCCCCCGACGCTGA
- a CDS encoding PEP-CTERM sorting domain-containing protein — protein MKRRRTTLSRCWSGVLLALGLATPVVRAEPIVLYETGFEASEGFAADQDLVGQGGFVSRLGLNPDAATVTTENPATGSQAVRIDGALLTDPNPIGNFAGGYYPLLNYDFVANGTPVIEISVDVLLVVLADVEQDIEAGVSAYDSQGNSYGSFVLGGPDAPAGEYGYFNIRAVYNFATGIGSFYLDDVFSFSTPFFMDETDNMTINPALSAFGEEAPPSDFVAYFDNFRVTASAVPEPSSAMLAALGGTIVAGLAMRSRRRRSALRSS, from the coding sequence ATGAAGCGGAGAAGGACGACGTTGTCTCGATGCTGGTCCGGCGTGCTGCTGGCCCTGGGCTTGGCGACGCCTGTCGTGAGAGCCGAACCGATCGTGCTGTACGAGACGGGCTTCGAGGCGTCCGAGGGATTCGCCGCCGATCAGGACCTCGTTGGACAGGGCGGGTTCGTCTCGCGGCTCGGGCTCAATCCTGACGCCGCCACGGTCACGACCGAGAACCCCGCGACCGGCAGCCAGGCGGTCCGCATCGACGGCGCCCTGCTGACGGACCCGAATCCGATCGGGAACTTCGCGGGCGGCTACTATCCGCTGCTGAATTATGACTTCGTCGCCAACGGCACCCCGGTCATCGAAATCTCGGTCGATGTCCTACTCGTCGTCCTGGCCGACGTGGAGCAAGACATCGAGGCCGGCGTCTCGGCATACGACAGTCAGGGGAACTCCTACGGCTCATTCGTCCTGGGGGGGCCGGACGCCCCGGCCGGGGAGTACGGCTACTTCAACATCCGTGCCGTCTATAATTTCGCGACCGGGATCGGGTCATTTTACCTCGATGACGTGTTCTCGTTCTCGACGCCGTTCTTCATGGATGAGACGGACAACATGACCATCAATCCCGCGCTCTCGGCCTTCGGGGAGGAGGCCCCGCCGAGCGACTTCGTCGCCTACTTCGACAACTTCCGGGTGACGGCCTCGGCCGTGCCCGAGCCCTCCTCGGCGATGCTGGCGGCCTTGGGCGGCACGATCGTCGCCGGCCTGGCGATGCGGAGTCGTCGCCGCCGATCCGCCCTTCGATCGTCTTGA
- the ypfJ gene encoding KPN_02809 family neutral zinc metallopeptidase yields MRWQGRRQSDNIEDRRGAPARGLAIGGGAGSVILVVVLILLGVDPRALLDQAPPPGGGGGGGGGGGGGNAGAPVDPAQEEQKEFVAVVLADTEDVWNSLFSSEIGQPYREPTLQLFTGGTRSGCGFADSAVGPFYCPLDQKVYLDLGFFQELSDRFGAEGDFARAYVVAHEVGHHVQNLLGISDEISSRQRSARSEDEANRWSVRLELQADFLAGVWAHHAERSKDILEPGDLAEALRAANAIGDDTLQRQSQGYVVPDSFTHGSSDQRVKWFRLGFETGDLDRLEDTMSTPYDSL; encoded by the coding sequence ATGCGATGGCAAGGCCGGCGGCAGAGCGACAACATCGAGGACCGCCGGGGCGCCCCGGCCCGAGGGCTCGCGATCGGCGGCGGCGCCGGCTCGGTCATCCTGGTCGTCGTCCTGATCCTGCTCGGGGTCGATCCCCGCGCCCTGCTCGATCAGGCACCCCCTCCCGGCGGCGGCGGTGGAGGCGGTGGTGGAGGCGGCGGCGGCAATGCGGGGGCGCCGGTCGACCCCGCCCAGGAGGAGCAGAAGGAGTTCGTCGCGGTCGTCCTGGCCGACACCGAGGACGTCTGGAACTCCCTCTTCTCGTCGGAAATCGGCCAACCCTACCGGGAGCCCACGCTCCAGCTCTTCACCGGCGGGACCCGCTCCGGCTGCGGCTTCGCTGACTCGGCCGTCGGGCCCTTCTACTGCCCGCTCGACCAGAAGGTCTACCTCGACCTCGGCTTCTTCCAGGAATTGAGCGACCGCTTCGGCGCCGAGGGGGACTTCGCCCGGGCCTACGTCGTCGCCCACGAGGTCGGCCACCACGTCCAGAACCTGCTCGGCATCTCCGACGAGATCAGCTCCCGGCAGCGCTCCGCCCGGTCCGAGGACGAGGCCAACCGCTGGTCCGTCCGCCTGGAACTCCAGGCCGACTTCCTCGCCGGGGTCTGGGCCCACCACGCCGAGCGTTCCAAGGACATTTTGGAGCCCGGCGACCTCGCCGAGGCCCTCCGGGCCGCCAACGCCATCGGCGACGACACCCTCCAGCGCCAGTCCCAGGGCTACGTCGTCCCCGACTCCTTCACCCACGGCTCCTCCGACCAGCGCGTCAAATGGTTCCGCCTCGGCTTCGAGACCGGTGACCTCGACCGCCTCGAAGACACCATGTCCACCCCGTACGACTCCCTGTAA
- a CDS encoding alpha/beta fold hydrolase — translation MIRPLVFAVVALAFGVPAAAQQPAVLHKTVKVGDLDIFYREAGPEDAPTILLLHGFPTSSQMFRMLIPDLANEYHVVAPDYPGYGHSSMPTHDQFAYTFDNLAKVIDEFTESIGLTRYALYVQDYGAPVGYRLAAGHPERITALVVQNGNAYDEGLDNDFWKPIKAYWADPASMEKRDALRSLLSYEATIWQYMTGARNPELVSPDGAAHDQFLLDREGNDEIQLDMFLSYGSNPPLYPSWQAYFREHQPPMLIVWGKNDQIFPPAGAEPYKRDLETLEYHLLDAGHFALETDGEEIAKLMKDFLGKHVKE, via the coding sequence TTGATCCGTCCGCTCGTATTCGCCGTCGTGGCGCTGGCCTTCGGCGTCCCGGCCGCCGCGCAGCAACCGGCCGTGCTCCACAAGACCGTCAAGGTCGGCGACCTGGACATCTTCTACCGCGAGGCGGGGCCGGAGGACGCGCCGACGATCCTCCTGCTCCACGGATTCCCGACAAGTTCCCAAATGTTCCGCATGCTGATCCCGGACCTGGCGAACGAGTATCACGTCGTCGCCCCCGACTATCCCGGCTACGGCCACAGCTCGATGCCGACGCACGATCAGTTCGCCTACACCTTCGACAACCTGGCGAAGGTGATCGACGAGTTTACCGAGTCGATCGGGCTGACCCGTTACGCCCTGTACGTCCAGGATTACGGGGCGCCGGTGGGCTATCGCCTGGCGGCGGGGCACCCGGAGCGGATTACTGCCCTCGTCGTCCAGAACGGCAACGCATATGACGAGGGGCTGGACAACGACTTCTGGAAGCCCATCAAGGCCTATTGGGCTGATCCCGCGAGCATGGAGAAGCGGGACGCCCTCCGCTCGCTGCTCTCCTACGAGGCGACCATCTGGCAGTACATGACCGGGGCGAGGAATCCCGAACTGGTGAGCCCCGACGGCGCGGCCCACGACCAGTTCCTCCTGGACCGTGAGGGCAACGACGAGATCCAACTGGACATGTTCCTCAGCTACGGCAGCAATCCGCCGCTTTATCCGAGCTGGCAGGCGTATTTCCGCGAACACCAGCCGCCCATGCTGATCGTCTGGGGGAAGAACGACCAGATCTTCCCGCCAGCAGGGGCGGAGCCGTACAAGCGCGACCTGGAGACGCTAGAGTACCATCTCCTCGACGCCGGGCACTTCGCCCTTGAGACGGATGGCGAGGAGATCGCGAAGCTGATGAAGGACTTCCTCGGCAAGCACGTGAAGGAGTGA
- a CDS encoding Maf family protein, with the protein MDLILASTSPYRRALLERLGLPFRCLAPGVDEEAVKALGLTPARLAERLAEAKADAVARLDAAAGAAVIGSDQLVSFEGRVLGKPGTPDRAVEQLLMMSGRPHELITAMAVRLGDRTLRHTDVARLHLRPLTRAEVERYVLADRPLDCAGSYKLESRGIALFDRIECADHTAIVGLPLIALTSLLRDLGFAIP; encoded by the coding sequence ATGGACCTGATCCTGGCGAGCACCTCCCCCTACCGCCGCGCCCTGCTCGAACGCCTCGGCCTGCCCTTTCGCTGCCTGGCCCCCGGCGTCGACGAGGAGGCCGTCAAGGCGCTCGGCCTGACCCCGGCCCGGCTGGCTGAGCGCCTCGCCGAAGCGAAGGCCGACGCCGTCGCCCGACTCGATGCCGCCGCCGGGGCGGCCGTGATCGGCTCCGACCAGCTCGTCTCCTTCGAGGGGCGGGTGCTCGGCAAGCCGGGCACCCCCGATCGGGCGGTCGAGCAACTCCTGATGATGTCGGGAAGGCCGCATGAGCTGATCACGGCGATGGCAGTCCGCCTCGGCGACCGGACGCTCCGCCACACCGACGTCGCCCGGTTGCATCTCCGACCCCTGACCCGGGCCGAGGTCGAGCGCTACGTCCTCGCCGACCGTCCCCTCGACTGCGCCGGCTCCTACAAGCTCGAATCCCGGGGGATCGCCCTCTTCGACCGGATCGAGTGCGCCGACCACACCGCCATCGTCGGCCTGCCGCTGATCGCCCTCACTTCGCTGCTCCGGGATCTCGGCTTCGCCATCCCCTGA
- a CDS encoding SHOCT domain-containing protein, translating to MDKLELDARVAKLERRFGLMIVALFIVPAAILLISVARGGRVDVARAATVVSVPTPHPTPTVWETPAPEPFLGGMGGMMGMMGSMEGSMAALSHELATLTQLRDEGVITEEEWQAKKAKILEEPLSPGDLRTDLQLVQQLSDTGAICEEERTALRVRLLGLDEPGGEEMQGY from the coding sequence ATGGATAAGCTGGAACTCGACGCGCGCGTGGCCAAGCTGGAGCGTCGCTTCGGCCTGATGATCGTGGCCTTGTTCATCGTCCCGGCCGCGATCCTGCTGATCTCCGTCGCCAGGGGTGGTCGCGTGGACGTCGCCCGTGCGGCGACCGTCGTCTCCGTGCCGACGCCGCACCCCACGCCGACCGTATGGGAGACGCCCGCCCCGGAGCCGTTCCTGGGCGGCATGGGGGGGATGATGGGCATGATGGGTTCGATGGAAGGAAGCATGGCGGCGCTCTCCCATGAGCTCGCCACCCTGACGCAGCTTCGAGACGAGGGGGTCATCACCGAGGAGGAGTGGCAGGCCAAGAAGGCCAAGATCCTGGAAGAGCCGCTGAGCCCCGGCGACCTGCGCACCGACCTGCAACTGGTGCAACAGCTCTCCGACACCGGGGCGATCTGTGAGGAAGAACGCACCGCGCTCCGGGTGCGGCTGCTGGGCCTCGACGAGCCGGGCGGCGAGGAGATGCAGGGTTACTGA
- a CDS encoding IPT/TIG domain-containing protein: MLSNVAVVGDILTIEGTPGADRILIGPGGEASTVRVFVDGRAMGQFGPVSGIEVDAGDGNDLVVLGPRVALSAVIRGDAGNDQLRGGSGPDLVFGGEGDDLLVGTLGRDALDGGPGSNRVVVPRSMGTIRVSESVGGEALRVLSLAYTIRPIGGPGVGSGPVVVSAEDLDDPLVASAVREAYEAGETVALADAAPEQADRLRGLLGHRGGSSPGGGVGSAELITFRRSDRGDGRTHEETATLLPRAEAEGAGPAGHHRADRQAVGFLSTVFSGRPVLPDPAPGETPEQDLISIADSYQMNYAGQDSYGNAVQLTNLIWSVRSFEHSLDVYYVLQEVDYHIEPLARRSGYPGILTQWDNTALSNNIGIVGYPKVIQTSPPTTMEATTLTSSVSYTVGGSAGWNQMQGLNASVSGSVTVTNSKTTTIPPIDITNNVGVTFGDTLWDYDVNELPKTAETVTLFNQWIWEVKFSEYTSDQQTLQFYSEADLNAAYFSLPKGFNSSLTVSMNSNPPLPFGDTFSLQQPVVTAVNPDEVDSGKTFTVSGAGFYPSLVEDVLIDGESAAFTVVSDTEITVVAPQELGFELPVVVRTSEGTSNDDVTIAIDDL, encoded by the coding sequence ATGCTCTCGAACGTCGCCGTCGTGGGGGACATCCTGACGATCGAGGGGACTCCCGGGGCGGATCGGATCCTGATCGGCCCGGGGGGGGAGGCGTCGACGGTCCGGGTCTTCGTCGACGGGAGGGCAATGGGCCAGTTCGGCCCGGTCTCGGGGATCGAGGTGGACGCCGGGGACGGGAATGACCTCGTCGTGCTGGGGCCGAGGGTCGCCCTCTCGGCCGTGATCCGGGGAGATGCGGGGAACGACCAGCTGAGGGGAGGGTCGGGGCCCGACCTCGTCTTCGGGGGGGAGGGGGACGACCTGCTGGTCGGGACCCTCGGCAGGGACGCGCTGGACGGGGGGCCGGGGAGCAACCGGGTCGTCGTGCCCAGGAGCATGGGGACGATCCGGGTCTCGGAGTCGGTCGGGGGGGAGGCGCTCCGGGTGCTCTCGCTGGCCTACACGATCCGGCCGATCGGCGGGCCCGGGGTCGGATCGGGGCCGGTCGTCGTCTCGGCGGAGGACCTGGACGACCCCCTGGTCGCCTCGGCCGTGCGGGAGGCGTACGAGGCCGGGGAGACGGTGGCGCTGGCCGACGCCGCCCCGGAGCAGGCCGACCGGCTCCGGGGCCTGCTGGGGCACCGGGGCGGTTCGAGCCCGGGAGGGGGCGTGGGGTCGGCCGAACTGATCACCTTCCGTCGATCCGACCGGGGCGACGGCCGGACGCACGAGGAGACGGCCACGCTGCTGCCGAGGGCCGAGGCCGAGGGGGCCGGCCCGGCGGGACATCACCGGGCGGACCGGCAGGCCGTCGGGTTCCTGAGCACGGTCTTCTCGGGGAGGCCGGTCCTGCCCGATCCGGCGCCCGGGGAAACCCCGGAGCAGGACCTGATCAGCATTGCCGACTCCTACCAGATGAACTACGCCGGGCAGGACTCGTACGGCAACGCAGTGCAGCTGACGAATCTCATCTGGTCCGTCCGCTCGTTCGAGCACTCCCTCGACGTGTATTACGTGCTCCAGGAGGTGGACTACCACATCGAACCGCTGGCGAGACGTTCCGGGTACCCCGGCATCCTGACCCAATGGGACAACACCGCCCTGAGCAACAACATCGGCATCGTCGGCTATCCAAAGGTGATCCAGACGAGCCCGCCGACGACGATGGAGGCGACGACGCTCACCAGCAGCGTCAGCTATACCGTGGGCGGCAGCGCCGGCTGGAACCAGATGCAGGGCCTCAACGCCTCGGTCTCCGGCAGCGTGACGGTGACCAACTCGAAGACGACGACGATCCCGCCGATCGACATCACCAACAACGTCGGCGTGACCTTCGGCGATACCCTGTGGGACTACGACGTGAATGAGCTCCCCAAGACCGCCGAGACCGTCACGCTGTTCAACCAGTGGATCTGGGAGGTGAAGTTCTCGGAGTATACCTCGGACCAGCAGACCTTGCAGTTCTATTCCGAGGCGGACCTGAACGCCGCGTACTTCTCGTTGCCCAAGGGGTTCAACTCCTCGCTCACGGTCTCGATGAACTCGAATCCGCCCCTCCCCTTCGGCGACACCTTCTCGCTCCAGCAGCCGGTGGTGACCGCCGTGAATCCGGACGAAGTCGATTCCGGGAAGACGTTCACGGTCTCCGGGGCCGGGTTCTACCCGTCGCTGGTCGAGGACGTGCTGATCGACGGCGAGTCGGCCGCGTTCACCGTGGTGAGCGACACCGAGATCACCGTCGTCGCTCCGCAGGAGCTCGGCTTCGAGCTCCCCGTGGTGGTCCGGACCTCGGAAGGGACCTCCAACGACGACGTGACGATCGCCATCGACGACCTCTGA
- a CDS encoding CAP domain-containing protein, with the protein MIKPTRSITAALILTLAPSFALSRDATGPARPPRDGALDHAVLHVPSPASPDPESEPEPELPPADPYGFAAILNSYRASAGLPPVAYDPNLSAWASQNNAAQCSQGLGHHILSNFFQNCGYNQSTVLDIARSWMTSPAHAQNMLTPSATRFGIAHGPGPYWTMNLR; encoded by the coding sequence ATGATCAAGCCGACCAGGTCCATCACGGCCGCCCTGATCCTGACCCTCGCCCCCTCGTTCGCCCTGTCCCGGGACGCTACCGGGCCGGCCCGACCGCCCCGGGACGGCGCCCTCGACCACGCCGTCCTGCACGTCCCGTCTCCGGCGTCCCCCGATCCCGAGTCCGAGCCGGAGCCCGAACTCCCTCCCGCCGACCCCTACGGATTCGCCGCCATCCTCAATTCCTACCGGGCCTCGGCCGGGTTGCCGCCGGTGGCCTACGACCCGAACCTCTCGGCCTGGGCCTCGCAGAACAACGCCGCGCAGTGCTCCCAGGGGCTCGGCCACCACATCCTCTCGAACTTCTTCCAGAACTGCGGCTACAACCAGTCCACCGTCCTCGATATCGCCCGGAGCTGGATGACCTCCCCCGCCCACGCCCAGAACATGCTCACCCCCTCGGCCACCCGGTTCGGTATCGCCCACGGCCCCGGCCCCTACTGGACCATGAACCTCCGGTGA